In the genome of Caulobacter flavus, the window CTATCGCCCGGATATGTTCCGCGCGGCCGCCTTGTCGGCCGGGCCGATGCTCGATCCGAACCAGGTCTTCGCCGACGCCCCAGGCGAACTGGCGCCGCTGTACGCCGGACCGGCCTTCGATTCCCAGCGCGCCGGGCCTTACGCCGCCGCGTTCTCGATCGGCCGCGCGCGGGTCTGAGGGCGCTTCGGCACGCGCCGCGACTTCGCATCTGCACAATTGAAGGGCGCCGCTGGCGCCTTTTTGCTGAGCAACCATGCTGCGCACGCGTTGTGTGGGCCTGCCGCCATACAGCCCGTGACATCCGTCGCCGGACCGATGTTCAGTGAGCTCAAGCCTTCGGACAACGGCGTCCGTGGCTGCCAGAGACGACCGCTCGGATGCGGTCACCCGACGAGGCGACGACGCCTCGCTCTCGCAGACACGCAACACTCCGAGGCGCATCATGATCTCTCGTGACTTCCTCAAGGCCGGCCACACGCCGACCCTGTTCGCCGCGTTCCTCTATTTCGACCTGTCGTTCATGGTCTGGGTGATCCTGGGCCCGCTAGGCGTGGCCATCGCCAAGGACTTCGGTCTCGACCCGGCCCAGAAGGGCCTGATGGTCGCCATCCCCGTCCTGGCCGGCGCTCTGCTGCGGCTCGTCAACGGCGTCCTGGTCGATCGCATCGGTCCCAAGAAGACCGGCATGATCGGCCAGCTCATCGTGCTGGGCGGCCTGGCCCTGGCCTGGACCCTCGGGGTGCACAACTATCACCAGGTCCTGGCGCTGGGCGTGGTGCTGGGCGTGGCTGGCGCTTCCTTCGCCGTCGCCCTGCCGCTGGCCTCGCGCTGGTACCCGCAGGAGCATCAGGGCCTGGCCCTGGGCATCGCCGGCGCCGGCAACTCGGGCACGGCCCTGGCCGCGCTGTTCGCGCCGATGCTGGCCAAGACCTTCGGCTGGCAGAATGTCATCGGCCTGGCCGCCATCCCGCTGGCGCTCGCCTTCGTCGTCTACATGCTGCTGGCCAAGGACGCCCCCGAGCAGCCCGCGCCCAAGAAGCTGGCCGAGTACCTCGACGTGCTGAAGGTGCCCGACGCCTGGTGGCTGATGCTGCTCTACGGCGTCACCTTCGGCGGCTTCGTCGGCCTGGCCTCGTCGCTGACGATCTACTTCAACGCCGAATACGGCCTGGACCCGGTGATCGCCGGCTTCTTCACCGCCGCCTGCGTCTTCGCCGGCTCGTTCATCCGCCCGGTCGGCGGCGCCCTGGCCGACCGTCACGGCGGCGTGCGCACGCTCAGCATCGTCTACGCCCTTGCGGCCCTGGGGCTCGGCGTCGCCAGCTTCAAGCTGCCCTCGCACTGGATCGCCCTGGCGGTGCTCATGTTCTCGATGCTGGCCCTGGGCGCGGGCAACGGCGCGGTGTTCCAGCTGGCGCCCCAGCGCTTCCGCAAGGAGATCGGCGTCATGACCGGCCTGATCGGCATGACCGGCGGCATCGGCGGCTTCTACCTGGCCTCGACCCTGGGCCTCGCCAAGAAACTGACCGGCGACTACCAGGTCGGCTTCCTCGGCTTCGCGGCCCTGGCGCTGTTCGCGCTGCTGGCGCTGCACGGCCTGAAGGCCCGCTGGCGCGCCGTCTGGCCGACCCTTCACGGCGACGCCGCCCCGGTTCGCGTCTGATCCCTCTCACCGCAACGAGCTAGAACCATGACCAAGGAAAAGCTGGTCGTCATCGGCAACGGCATGGCCGGTTGCCGGGCGGTCGAGGAAATCCTCAAGCGCGACCCCGAGCGCTACGAGATCGCCATCTTCGGCGCCGAGCCGCGGGTCAACTACAACCGCATCATGCTCTCGCCGGTGCTGGCCGGAGAGAAGACCTTCGACGACATCGTCATCAACGACGAGGCCTGGTACCGCGACAACGGCATCACCCTGCACGCCGGCCGCTGGGTCACCGGGGTCGACCTCGAAGCCCGCAAGGTGATCGCCGAGGGCGGGCTGGAAGTCGCGTACGACAAGCTGATCCTGGCCACGGGCTCGGATCCGTTCCGCCTGCCGCTGCCCGGCGCCGACCTGTCGGGCGTGGTCACCTTCCGCGATCTCGACGACGTCGACGCCATGATCGCCGCCTCGGCCAAGCCTGGCGCCCGCGCCGTGGTCATCGGCGGCGGCCTGTTGGGCCTGGAAGCCGCCTACGGCCTAGCCCGTCGCGGCATGGCCGCCACCGTCGTCCACCTGATGGACGTCCTGATGGAGCGCCAGCTGGACGAGAGCGCGGGCTACCTGCTGCGCGAGGCGCTGCTGGAGCGCGGCGTCGAGACCGTGCTGGGCGCCCACTCCGAAGCGATCGTCGGCGAGGACGGCCAGGTCACGGGCCTGAAGCTGAAGGACGGCCGGACCCTGCCTTGCGACATCCTGGTGATGGCCGTCGGCATTCGTCCGAACGCCGCTCTGGCCAAGGCTTCGGGCCTGCAGGTCAATCGCGGCGTCATCGTCGACGACGCCATGCGCACCTCCGATCCGGCGGTGTTCTCGGTCGGCGAGTGCGTCGAGCACCGCGGCAACTGCTACGGCCTGGTGGCTCCGATCTGGGACATGTGCCGCGCTCTTGCCGAGGAGCTGACCGATGGGGAGGGCGCATACCAGGGCTCGGTCCTGTCGACCCGCCTCAAGGTGTCGGGCGTCGACGTGTTCTCGGCCGGCAAGTTCGCCGGCGGCGAGGGCTGCGAGGACATCGTGTTCCGCGACGCCGCCCGCGGCGTCTACAAGCGCGTGGTCATCGAGGACGGCCGGGTCGCCGGCGCGGTGCTGTTCGGCGATGCGGCCGACGGCGGCTGGTACTTCGACCTGATGAAGGCCGGAACCGACGTCGCCGAAATCCGCGACACCATCATCTTCGGCCAGGCGATCACGGAGGGGCTGTCCGGCCTGGACCCTAGCGCGGCCGTTGCGGCCATGCCCGACACGCAGGAAATCTGCGGCTGCAACGGCGTCTGCAAGGGTGCGATCACCTCCGCCATCACCGCCCAGGGCCTGACTACCCTGGACGACGTGCGGGCCGTCACCAAGGCCTCGGCCTCGTGCGGCTCGTGCACTCCGCTGGTCGAGCAGGTGATCCGGGCGACGCTCGGCGACGGCTTCAAGGCCCAGACCGGACCCAAGCCGATGTGCAAGTGCACCTCGCATCCGCATGGCGCGGTGCGCGAGGCGATCCTGGCCCAGGACCTGAAGTCCATGCCCGCCGTCATGCAGGCCATGGAGTGGACCACGCCCGACGGCTGCGCCTCGTGCCGCCCGGCCCTGAACTACTACCTGCTGTGCGCCTGGCCCGGCGAGTACGTCGACGACAGCCAGTCGCGCTTCATCAACGAGCGCGTCCACGCCAACATCCAGAAGGATGGCACCTACTCGGTCGTGCCGCGCATGTGGGGCGGCATGACCACGCCCGACGAACTGCGCGCCATCGCCGACGTCGCCGACAAGTACGCCATCCCGGCGGTCAAGGTGACGGGCGGCCAGCGCATCGACCTGCTCGGCGTCCAGAAGGACGACTTGCCGGCGGTGTGGGCCGACCTCAACGCCGCGGGCATGGTCAGCGGCCACGCCTACGCCAAGGGCCTGCGCACGGTGAAGACCTGCGTCGGCTCGGAGTGGTGCCGCTTCGGCACCCAGGACTCCACGGGCCTGGGCATCAAGCTCGAGAAGTTCATGTGGGGCTCGTGGGCGCCGGCCAAGGTCAAGCTGGCGGTGTCGGGCTGTCCCCGCAACTGCGCGGAATCGACCTGCAAGGACATCGGCGTGATCTGCGTCGACAGCGGCTACGAGATCCATGTCGGCGGCGCCGCCGGCCTGCACATCCAAGGCACGCAGCTGCTGACCAAGGTCGCGACCGAGGAAGAGGCGATCCAGCTGATCTCGGCGGTCATGCAGATGTACCGCGAGGGCGGCTGGTACCTGGAACGCATCTACAAGTGGATGGCCCGCATCGGCCTGGAGACCATCCATGCCGCCACCGTCGAGGACCTCGACAACCGCGCGGCGCTCTTCGCCCGTTTCGTGAAGTCGCAGGAGACCGCCCAGGTCGATCCGTGGGCCGAACGCGCCAGCAAGGGCGTCGAGGCCGGTGAATTCAAGCCGATGGCGACGCTTCCGATGGGGATGGCTGCGGAATGACGATCCAGACTTTCGACATCGATCCGGCCTGGCACGACGTCGGCGCCGTCACCGACATCCCCGAGCGCGGCTCGCGCCGCGTGGCGACGGCGCAGGGCGACGTGGCGGTGTTCCGCACCGGCGACGGCCGGGTCTTCGCCCTGGTCGACCGCTGCCCGCACAAGCACGGTCCGCTCAGCCAGGGCATCGTCCACGGCCACGGCGTGACCTGCCCGCTGCACAGCTGGGTCATCGATCTCGCGACCGGCCATCCCACCGGCGCCGACGCCGGCAAGGGCTGCACGCCGGTGGTTCCGGTGCGGGTGCAGGACGGACGCG includes:
- the nirB gene encoding nitrite reductase large subunit NirB, giving the protein MTKEKLVVIGNGMAGCRAVEEILKRDPERYEIAIFGAEPRVNYNRIMLSPVLAGEKTFDDIVINDEAWYRDNGITLHAGRWVTGVDLEARKVIAEGGLEVAYDKLILATGSDPFRLPLPGADLSGVVTFRDLDDVDAMIAASAKPGARAVVIGGGLLGLEAAYGLARRGMAATVVHLMDVLMERQLDESAGYLLREALLERGVETVLGAHSEAIVGEDGQVTGLKLKDGRTLPCDILVMAVGIRPNAALAKASGLQVNRGVIVDDAMRTSDPAVFSVGECVEHRGNCYGLVAPIWDMCRALAEELTDGEGAYQGSVLSTRLKVSGVDVFSAGKFAGGEGCEDIVFRDAARGVYKRVVIEDGRVAGAVLFGDAADGGWYFDLMKAGTDVAEIRDTIIFGQAITEGLSGLDPSAAVAAMPDTQEICGCNGVCKGAITSAITAQGLTTLDDVRAVTKASASCGSCTPLVEQVIRATLGDGFKAQTGPKPMCKCTSHPHGAVREAILAQDLKSMPAVMQAMEWTTPDGCASCRPALNYYLLCAWPGEYVDDSQSRFINERVHANIQKDGTYSVVPRMWGGMTTPDELRAIADVADKYAIPAVKVTGGQRIDLLGVQKDDLPAVWADLNAAGMVSGHAYAKGLRTVKTCVGSEWCRFGTQDSTGLGIKLEKFMWGSWAPAKVKLAVSGCPRNCAESTCKDIGVICVDSGYEIHVGGAAGLHIQGTQLLTKVATEEEAIQLISAVMQMYREGGWYLERIYKWMARIGLETIHAATVEDLDNRAALFARFVKSQETAQVDPWAERASKGVEAGEFKPMATLPMGMAAE
- the nirD gene encoding nitrite reductase small subunit NirD; this encodes MTIQTFDIDPAWHDVGAVTDIPERGSRRVATAQGDVAVFRTGDGRVFALVDRCPHKHGPLSQGIVHGHGVTCPLHSWVIDLATGHPTGADAGKGCTPVVPVRVQDGRVLLAQPVVAD
- a CDS encoding nitrate/nitrite transporter; the protein is MISRDFLKAGHTPTLFAAFLYFDLSFMVWVILGPLGVAIAKDFGLDPAQKGLMVAIPVLAGALLRLVNGVLVDRIGPKKTGMIGQLIVLGGLALAWTLGVHNYHQVLALGVVLGVAGASFAVALPLASRWYPQEHQGLALGIAGAGNSGTALAALFAPMLAKTFGWQNVIGLAAIPLALAFVVYMLLAKDAPEQPAPKKLAEYLDVLKVPDAWWLMLLYGVTFGGFVGLASSLTIYFNAEYGLDPVIAGFFTAACVFAGSFIRPVGGALADRHGGVRTLSIVYALAALGLGVASFKLPSHWIALAVLMFSMLALGAGNGAVFQLAPQRFRKEIGVMTGLIGMTGGIGGFYLASTLGLAKKLTGDYQVGFLGFAALALFALLALHGLKARWRAVWPTLHGDAAPVRV